The Neochlamydia sp. S13 genome has a segment encoding these proteins:
- a CDS encoding leucine-rich repeat domain-containing protein, whose amino-acid sequence MHPISSTSIESLPNELLLPILEACAAPSLFSVCKRWHHLLASEVMPSLYKKIGKVHVSQGDISKQAFILDRIYKLDDRLSEGEKAKAIFKEAFTLAKSLAPAELEFKWKTQEKRCFTLANYASYLININRLLMWKALPGGTEYLSQEKIKYLPLEKQGELLRGWIEENCKNTTALDLSWVGLTYLPSEIGQLPQLQGLKLSRNQFTSLPAETGQLSQLKRLDLSQNQLTSLPAKIGQLSQLQRLDLSQNQLTSLPAKIGQLSQLQRLDLSQNKLTSLPAEIGQLSQLQRLDLGQNQLTNLPTEIGQLSQLQNLYLYLNQLTSLPTEIGQLSRLRHLCLNQNQLTSLPAEIGQLPQLLWLELNHNQLTSLPAEIGQLSQLQTLYLNQNQLTSLPAEIGQLSELQWLELNQNQLTSLPAEIGQLSQLQNLYLNQNQLTSLPGEIGQLSELQTLELIQNQLTSLPAEIGQLSQLQWLNLNQNQLTSLPAEIGQLSQLQWLYLNQNQLTSLPGEIGQLSELECLDLNQNQLTSLPAEIGQLSQLTKLELAENPLKDIAEKKRQRFPL is encoded by the coding sequence ATGCATCCTATCTCATCGACATCTATTGAAAGCTTGCCTAATGAATTGCTACTCCCTATCTTAGAGGCTTGCGCAGCTCCTTCCTTATTTAGCGTCTGTAAAAGATGGCATCATCTGCTGGCTTCTGAAGTGATGCCTTCTCTTTATAAAAAAATAGGTAAAGTACATGTTTCCCAAGGGGATATTAGCAAGCAGGCTTTTATTTTAGATAGGATTTATAAGCTGGATGATAGGCTTTCTGAAGGAGAAAAAGCTAAGGCAATCTTCAAGGAGGCCTTTACTCTAGCTAAATCCCTTGCTCCTGCGGAGCTAGAATTTAAATGGAAAACCCAGGAAAAAAGGTGTTTTACTTTGGCTAACTATGCCTCTTATCTTATAAATATTAATCGTCTGTTAATGTGGAAAGCACTGCCTGGTGGAACGGAATACTTAAGTCAAGAAAAAATCAAGTATTTACCTTTAGAAAAACAAGGGGAGCTTCTTAGAGGTTGGATTGAAGAAAATTGTAAAAATACCACGGCTTTAGATTTATCTTGGGTAGGCTTGACTTATTTACCCTCGGAGATAGGCCAATTGCCTCAGCTGCAAGGACTTAAGTTAAGCCGCAACCAGTTCACCAGTCTTCCTGCAGAAACCGGGCAGCTGTCTCAACTGAAAAGGCTTGATTTAAGCCAGAACCAGCTCACCAGCCTGCCTGCAAAAATCGGTCAGCTGTCTCAATTGCAAAGGCTTGATTTAAGCCAGAACCAGCTCACCAGCCTGCCTGCAAAAATTGGTCAGCTGTCTCAATTGCAAAGGCTTGATTTAAGCCAGAACAAGCTCACCAGCCTGCCCGCAGAAATCGGTCAGCTGTCTCAACTGCAAAGGCTTGATTTAGGCCAAAACCAGCTCACCAACCTGCCTACAGAAATCGGGCAATTGTCTCAGCTGCAAAACCTTTACTTATATCTAAACCAGCTCACCAGCCTGCCTACAGAAATCGGGCAGCTGTCTCGACTGCGACACCTTTGCTTAAATCAAAACCAGCTCACCAGTCTGCCAGCAGAAATCGGGCAGCTGCCTCAGCTGCTATGGCTTGAATTAAATCACAACCAGCTCACCAGTCTGCCTGCAGAAATCGGGCAATTGTCTCAGCTGCAAACGCTTTACTTAAATCAAAACCAGCTCACCAGTCTGCCTGCAGAAATCGGACAACTGTCTGAGCTGCAATGGCTTGAATTAAATCAAAACCAGCTTACCAGCCTACCTGCAGAAATCGGGCAATTGTCTCAGCTGCAAAACCTTTACTTAAATCAAAACCAGCTTACCAGCCTTCCTGGAGAAATCGGGCAGCTGTCCGAGCTGCAAACGCTTGAATTAATTCAAAATCAGCTCACCAGTCTGCCTGCAGAAATCGGGCAGCTGTCTCAGCTACAATGGCTTAACTTAAATCAAAACCAGCTCACCAGTCTGCCTGCAGAAATCGGGCAACTGTCTCAGCTGCAATGGCTTTACTTAAATCAAAACCAGCTCACCAGTCTGCCTGGAGAAATTGGGCAATTGTCTGAGCTGGAATGCCTTGACTTAAATCAAAACCAGCTCACCAGCCTTCCTGCAGAAATCGGGCAGCTGTCTCAGCTTACCAAGCTTGAATTAGCGGAAAATCCTTTGAAAGATATCGCCGAAAAAAAAAGGCAGCGTTTTCCATTGTAG
- a CDS encoding IS5 family transposase (programmed frameshift) — MKFDKIEKLDDERFRRLTGVKRGTFDKMVQILQQADAAKKIKGGRKYKLRLEDMLLMTLEYIREYRTYFHISQSYGISESSAYKAVKWIEDTLIKHPDFALPGRKELLKNDTEYEVILVDATETPIERPKKKQKRYYSGKKKKHTLKTQVVVDKKSKKVICTSFGNGKKHDFRLFKESQVKINPQIRVLTDSGYQGLKKLHAQTQMPKKRSKKKPLTQEDKRTNQSLSRERVANENVIGLLKRFKIVADRYRNRRKRFALRFNLIAAIYNWELNT; from the exons ATGAAATTTGATAAGATAGAGAAATTAGATGATGAACGATTTCGCAGATTGACAGGGGTAAAGCGTGGTACCTTTGATAAGATGGTGCAAATTTTACAGCAAGCCGATGCAGCTAAGAAGATTAAAGGCGGGCGTAAATATAAACTACGTTTAGAAGACATGCTGCTAATGACCTTGGAATATATACGAGAATATAGGACCTATTTTCATATTAGCCAAAGTTATGGAATTAGTGAAAGCTCAGCTTATAAAGCGGTGAAATGGATTGAAGATACGTTAATCAAGCATCCAGATTTTGCTTTACCGGGACGTAAAGAGCTTTTGAAAAACGATACGGAATATGAGGTTATTTTGGTTGATGCTACAGAAACGCCTATTGAGCGCCCTA AAAAAAAACAAAAGCGCTATTATTCAGGGAAAAAGAAAAAACATACCCTAAAGACCCAAGTTGTAGTCGATAAGAAGAGTAAAAAAGTAATTTGTACCTCATTTGGCAACGGCAAAAAGCATGATTTTAGGCTATTCAAAGAATCCCAAGTTAAAATCAATCCACAAATAAGAGTGTTAACCGATTCAGGATATCAAGGATTAAAAAAGCTGCATGCCCAAACCCAGATGCCCAAGAAAAGAAGTAAGAAGAAGCCTTTAACTCAAGAGGATAAAAGAACAAACCAAAGTTTATCCAGAGAAAGAGTTGCCAATGAAAACGTGATTGGCCTCCTTAAGCGATTTAAAATTGTAGCCGATCGCTACAGAAATAGACGTAAAAGATTTGCACTTCGCTTCAACTTGATTGCAGCAATCTATAACTGGGAATTAAATACGTGA
- a CDS encoding class I SAM-dependent methyltransferase: MKTPTKLPHPKAASWEPASQWYKSLVGEEGHYYHQQIIIPNLLRLLNLQACSSPAILDIACGSGVLARHLPTHTNYMGIDLSPTLIKEAKKLDTNLQHHYRVADATKNLSLDNTKFTHATIILALQNISSPLQVFHNAYKHLEKQGVLIMVLNHPYFRLPRQTSWQIDKDKKLQYRRVDRYMSPLEIPICAHPSKGQHSAQLTSYHFPLCNYFHWLKEAGFNVYDMEEWCSNKVSTGANAKMENRSRQEFPLFMTLCAQK; this comes from the coding sequence ATGAAAACACCTACCAAATTACCCCATCCAAAAGCTGCCTCATGGGAGCCTGCCAGCCAATGGTATAAAAGCCTTGTCGGCGAAGAAGGTCATTACTATCACCAGCAAATTATTATTCCGAATTTGTTACGGTTGCTAAACCTTCAAGCTTGCTCCTCTCCTGCTATATTAGATATTGCTTGCGGATCAGGCGTGTTAGCTCGCCATCTTCCTACCCATACAAACTATATGGGTATAGATCTTTCCCCTACTTTGATCAAAGAAGCCAAAAAATTGGATACTAACCTTCAGCATCATTACCGGGTAGCAGATGCTACAAAAAATCTTTCTTTAGATAACACGAAATTTACCCATGCTACCATTATTTTAGCTTTGCAGAATATTTCATCTCCTTTGCAAGTGTTTCACAATGCTTATAAACACTTGGAAAAGCAAGGAGTGTTAATAATGGTTCTTAATCACCCTTATTTTCGGCTTCCTCGTCAAACTTCCTGGCAGATAGATAAGGACAAAAAGCTTCAGTACCGTCGCGTAGATAGATATATGTCCCCTCTAGAAATTCCTATCTGTGCTCATCCTAGTAAGGGACAACACTCTGCACAGCTCACCTCTTATCATTTCCCCCTCTGTAACTATTTTCATTGGTTAAAAGAAGCTGGTTTTAACGTATACGATATGGAAGAGTGGTGCTCTAATAAGGTTAGCACAGGTGCAAATGCTAAAATGGAAAATCGTAGTCGCCAAGAATTTCCTCTTTTTATGACTTTATGTGCTCAGAAATAA
- a CDS encoding OsmC family protein, with protein MVKVTVLYTGELHCQVIREDPRAILETDAPLDSGGTGVSFSPTDLMASALATCIATTLALYAQRKNWDVTGMRLEVEKSMTTQPIRRIGNIVIKIQIPQDFSLEQKQALERIAASCPVHHSLHPEVKVELIFCWNN; from the coding sequence ATGGTTAAAGTGACTGTTTTATATACGGGTGAGCTGCACTGTCAAGTTATTCGTGAGGATCCACGAGCTATACTGGAGACAGATGCTCCTTTAGATAGTGGGGGAACAGGTGTATCATTCTCTCCTACAGATTTGATGGCAAGTGCTTTAGCAACTTGCATAGCGACAACTCTAGCTTTATACGCGCAGAGAAAAAACTGGGATGTAACTGGGATGCGACTGGAAGTAGAAAAAAGCATGACTACTCAACCTATCCGTCGCATTGGAAACATTGTAATAAAGATACAGATTCCTCAAGATTTTTCTCTTGAACAAAAGCAAGCTTTAGAAAGGATAGCTGCAAGTTGTCCTGTACATCATAGCTTACATCCGGAGGTAAAAGTAGAGCTTATTTTTTGCTGGAATAACTAG